Part of the Triticum aestivum cultivar Chinese Spring chromosome 4D, IWGSC CS RefSeq v2.1, whole genome shotgun sequence genome is shown below.
ctctatggtttctaaactattttactagccatagattcatcaaaataagcaaacaacacacgaaaaacagaatctgtcaaaaacagaacagtctgtagtaatctgtaactaacgcaaacttctggaactcagaaaaatctaccaaaatagcaagacctagataatttgtttattgatctactgaaattagaatcagtattttatcacgttctggtgatttttaacaattgttttcgtgaacagaaagtttctggaattttcagcaagatcaagtaactatcatccaagaagatcctatgggtttaacttggcacaaacactaattaaaacacaaaaccacatctaaacagtggctagatcaaagatttattcctaaacataaccaaaaagcagaaaactaaaataaaattgggttgcctcccaacaagcgctatcgtttaatgcccctagctaggcataaaagcaaggatagatctaggtattgccatctttggtaggcaatccatatgtggctctcataatagattcataaggtaattttaccatctttctaggaaagtgttccatgcttttccttaacggaaattggaattaATATTTCCTTCctccatatcaataattgcaccaatcgttctaaggaaaggtctaccaagaataataggacatgaaggattgcaatctatatcaaggacaataaaatctacgggcacatagttcctatttgcgacaataagaacatcattaattctttccataggtttcttaatggtggaatctgcaagaggcaagtttaaagaacagtcatcaaaatcacggaatcctagcaaatcacacaaagtttttggaatcgtggaaacactagcacccaaatcacacaaagcatagcattcatgatctttaattttaattttaatagtaggttcccactcatcataaagttttctagggatagaaacttccaactcaagtttttcttcataagattgcattaaagcatcaacgatatgtttggtaaaagctttattttgagtataagcatgaggagaatttagcacggattgcaacaaggaaatacaatctatcaaagagaaattatcataattcaattccttgaaatccaaaatagtgggttcactgatatttaaagttttgacctcttcaatcccacttttaccaaattttgcatcaagatctaaaaactccgaatttttgggacgccttctaactaaagttgactcatctccagtcccatcattatcaagattcatatttcaaaacaaagatttaataggggacacatcaataacttttagatcttcatcattattcccataaaaattagaagaacacgcttttacaaagcaatctttcttagcacgcatcctagcggttctttctttgcactcatcaatggaaattctcatagctttgagagactcattgatatcatgcttaggtggaatagatctaagtttcaaagaatcaacatcaagagaaattctgtccacgttcctagccaattcgtcaactttaagcaatttttcttcaagcaaagcattgaaattcttttgtgaattcataaactctttaacactagtcccaaaatcagagggcatcttattaaaatttccataagaatttttgtaggaattaccatagttattagaggaattactaggatacgacctaggattaaagtttcctctataagcgttgttaccaaaattattcctaccaacaaaattcacatccatagattcattattattctcaatcaaggtagacaaaggcatatcattaggatcagaagcaacactcttattagcaaacaatttcataagttcatccatctttccactcaaaacattaatttcttctatcgcatgcacttttttactagtagatctttcggtgtgccattgagaataattaaccatcatattatctaggagtttagtagcttctcctaaagtgatttccatcaaagtgcctcccgcggccgaatctaaaagatttctagaagcaaaattcaatccgccataaattttttgtataatcatccataaattcaaaccatgtgtagggcaattacgtatcattaatttcatcctctcccaagcttgtgcaacatgttcatgatcaagttgcttaaaattcataatatcgtttctaagagagatgatcttagcgggaggaaaatacttagagataaaagcatctttgcacttattccaagaatcaatactatttttaggcaaaggcgaaaaccaagttttagcacgatctctaagcgaaaacgagaATAGTTttaacttaacaatatcattgtccacatctttcttcttttgcatatcacacaaatcaacaaagctatttagatgggtagcggcatcttcactaggaaggccggcgaattgatctctcataacaagattcagcaaaacagcattaatttcacaatattcagcatcggtaagaggagcaatcggagtactaagaaaatcattgttgttggtattggcaaagtcacacaatttagtattgtcttgagctatcgtgacaagcaagcaatccaacacacaagcaaacaagaagcaaacgaaaaagaggcgaacggaaaagagggcgaataaaacggcaagggtgaagtgagggagaggaaaacgagaggcaaatggcaaataatgtaatgcgagggataagagtttgtgatgggtgcttggtatgtcttgacttatgcgtagactccccggcaacggcgccagaaatccttcttgctacctcttgagcactgcgttggttttcccttgaagaggaaagggtgatgcagtaaagtagcgtaagtatttccctcggtttttgagaaccaaggtatcaatccagtaggagaccatgctcgagtcccatgcacctacacaaacaaataagaacctcgcaaccaacgcgataaaggggttgtcaatcccttcacggtcacttacgagagtgagatctgatagagatgataagataatatttttggtatttttatgataaagactgaaagtaaagaaagcaaaataaacggcaatagaaataacttgttgatgggagattaatatgatggaagatagacccgggggccataggtttcactagtggcttctctcaaaatagcataagtattacggtgggtaaacaaattactgtcgagcaattgatagaattgagcatagttatgagaatatctaggtatgatcatgtatataggcatcacggccgtgacaagtagaccgaaacgattttgcatctactactattactccacacatcgaccgctatccagcatgcatctagagtattaagttcataagaacagagtaacgctttaagcaagatgacatgatgtagagggataaactcaggcaatatgatataaaccccatctttttatcctcgatggcaacaatacaatacgtgccttgctgcccctgctgtcactgggaaaggacaccgcaagattgaacccagagctaagcacttctcccatttcaagaaagatcaatctagtaggccaaaccaaactgataattcgaagagacttgcaaagataaccaatcatacataaaagaattcagagaagatccaaatattgttcatagataatctggatcataaacccacaattcatcggatctcgacaaacacaccgcaaaaagaagagttacatcaaatagatctccaagagaatcaaggagaactttgtattgagatccaaagagagagaagaagctatctagctaataactatggacccgaaggtctgaggtaaactattcacacatcatcgaagaggctatggtgttgatgtagaagccctccgtgatcaatgccccctccggcaggacgccgaaaaaggcccaagatgggatctcacgggtacagaaggttgcggcggtggaattaggttttcgtggtgctcttcgatggttcggggatacgtaggtatatataggaggaagaagtaggtcggtggagccacgaggggcccatgagggtggagggcgcgctcggggggtaggtgcgcccccctgcctcgtggcctcctcggtgatttcttgacgtccactccaattcctctggatcacgtttgttccaaaaataactctcccgagggtttcattccgtttggactccgtttgatattttccttttctgcgaaatactgaaataggcaaaaaaacagcaattcgggctgggcctccggtttataggttagtcccaaaaaatataaaagtgtataaataagcccattaaacatccaaaacataatatataatagcatggaacaatcaaaatttatagatacgttggagacgtatcaatgaccttgttggaattgatctgttgaatgttccatttgaggagttctttcagtttttcaatcaaaaggccctcgataaataaacggtcacttgctactgtctgtaagtactacttctgtcattaagtctctatatataggccagctctttcattgcatgtatatataattatcctcactatattttgCAGATtgagatcgccgaattgaagaaaagacaaatctgtgatattgggttcattaacacaaatctcatagatgcatatacggttgaatttcatgccagagataccgaggccaacttgctacgatcgttggtattaaatcaaaacaaagctataataccctttccttacaacttcaagtgagtgttactgtcttttgcatatttcggtttcccttattagttgAGGTTATAGCTAGTAATGTacgtaattgatgagttatgcatgtgtgcgcaggttccactatattctcctagagattaagcttgagcagggaatagtaaccgtcttagactcgagacgaaaagatccccaggagtatgcgaacatgactgaaatgctcgagaagtaagttaaatcgatcattatcgcaccatatcggcaactttgttcatttcctgatatcaagtaattgttttgtttgtctggcagggtttggaaaaaaaatcacctcaaaagctccgggactgccgaagaagttgcgatttacacacccaaaagtaagtactactagctagttccgcgcatctcctagtgattcaagcgctagtttcatcaataccatttagcatgcttgttattagtttgattgacctctatttcttgtaaagtggttgtggcaggaagccggaaataattactgtggatactacgtttgcaagtccatccgccacacgacctgtgagcggggccactctgacaaacaatatgaagtgcgtaagcaataatattcacaattttattttattaccatcatttgtgttgagtttcattcattcatatatatgtatcgACCCCCTTATTCAAAtttagatatttcggatgcgggatgaactcctagcaccagatcgcatgcgagcaattcaagaggaattggcggcattctttcttgaccacgtgatcgataaagacggagaataccatgtggaccctgagttcatatataattaggggattatattgtaagagatcttatattgtatatatgtagccagtagcgtcggatagatatacaaaaacttgttgttcgatcaatctctcggagaaggagaggtcgatatcacttctctctgtatgcatatgttcatgacgatcttctgtttccttcatttgcttactagctagcgggtcgaccaagcatggagataagagaggacacttctctctattaattagctagctaacacaatatatgaaacacctaaattaaccccccaaaccccccccccccctctttcaaaaaaacaaaaaccccagcccctgaaatgctgacgcgtggacgcttattggtcccggttggcgaaatcactaattaaggagtactcgttgcaaagaacactccatctTCCCAGGTCACGACAAGTGGCGCCCATGCAGCGCGCCAcctgtcgcaacctgggagttttcccttttttcgtagattcgtttattcaaaatgttttatctcttaaaccgtgcgtacaaatctcaaaccgttttcaccattggataatttgcgtcgagatctttaaaactagatgccatgttgataggttttgacgaactttttttcacgaaaaaaaccaaacaaaaaaaacaaaccgggagcacggttttttccctttccgaaagaggcacgcccgtgcctctcgcgaaatcacaaccgtgcctctcgtggatgCAAAACCGTGACCCTCgtggaaagaaaaaaacagaaaacgcgtttttccctttccaaaagaggcacgcccgtgactctcgcgaaagcacaaccgtgcctctagcaaaagcaaaaccgtgactctcgcgaaagagaaaaaaaaacagaaaacgcgtattttttttccctttccgagaggcacggccgtgactctcgcaaaagcacaaccgtgcctctcgcggaagcaaaaccgtgactctcgcgaaagaaaaaaaacagaaaacgcgttttgtttttccctttccaagaggcacggccgtgactctcacgaaagcacaaccgtgcctctcgcgaaagtaaaaccgtgactctcgcgaaagaaaaaaaatagaaaacgcgttttttttcgtttccgaaagacACGGCCGTGACTCACGCTAaagtacaaccgtgcctctcgcgaaaaaaacgTGACTTTTCACGAAAGGAAAAAAAGTAAACGCGTTTTTCGCGCAATTTTTTTTTGTCGAAACGCTAAGGAAGACCGgggaaaaaccaaaacgtcaaaaaaaccgtttaaaaagccaagaacgcgtgcgaaaaaaaaatATGGAGGGAGCGTccaaagcgcgacacgtggcgaatggctgagagcgcgccaagtggcgctgatcgttgcgaggctcccgaaggagcgctcgttaactagttgctccccccggttggtgctaccaatcgggaccaaagtccctcctgcctgggctcgccgcagcggccacgtggaggcccatctatcccggttcgtataagaaccgggactaaaggcctagggctttagtaacgaccctttagtcccggatccacaaccgggacagatgggcttacgaaccgggacaaatgtacCTTTTTCCACTAGTGAATCAAGTCGCAGGTGTCGCTGCCCGTCAACAAAAACAACACCGACAAGCACGGTGGCTTGTGTTGTGCTTCGCCATCTCGTCGaagaagaaggagaccgtgatgccGAAGCTGATCCTCCACCTGGAGGGCGCGGACTGGGAGCTTCCACGGGAGAACTAGGTGCTGTACACCGAGGAGGACGGGCTGTGCGTGGTCATGAGTTCGGCGGGCGAGGGCAGCAGCAGGACGCTCATAGGCAACTTCCAGCAGCAGAACACGCACATCGTCTACGACCTCGACGCCAATAAGCTGGTCTTCGATCGTGCCCGCGCGCTGCGACAAGCTGTGACTCGCTCAACGTGCACTTGTTGCATGCGTGAATACGTATACGTCAACGCGTGTATTGTGTATCATTCTATACGTACGTACTGGTCACATACGTTTATCGGTACTAGCTAAGAACGCGTGAAAAGGAGCACCCGTTCTCTACGTGCCAGTGCTAAATAAACAAGGTGGGAAACTAAGCTAAGTATTTGTTTATACCTAGTCTGATGTGAAAAAGTTGTAGACATATCACAAGCGATATGATAGATTTCAGCTGGTACATGTTTCTACTTGTACTGAATGTTGAGAGCGCCAATAATACTGCGTGTGATGTGCGATTTTCTCTTGATAATGTGAGGGAATGTCTACATCCGATATACACAACATTCGTGGTTCAAAACATAAAGAAACACACGATAATAAGCTTACAAACACACTGAAAACTCGGTACCATGCAACCTATTGCTAAACGGCCACCCACGCCAGAAGATAAAACCTCCATGCGGTTATATGGAATATGTTGTAATATGTGACAAGGAAATGTGAAAAGAACAAGAAATGCAGAATAAAGAAACATCCAACGTCCATCTCGCACTCCCAGCCCCACTGAATTTGTGAAATTGAGACACGCCTAGTCACACTGAATTTGTGAACAATTGAGCAGCATGTTGCACAACTGATATCTAGGATTCCTATGTTGAGAGCAAAAGGTGATTACAACGGTGGCCGCATCAGGTTCGCAAGGATATGTACCAGATGGAGATGGCCATATGAAAAAGGGCAAGAACAATCATGTCGTTGCCCACCGGGTAGTGCCTCTTTTTGCACTGAAAAGACTGCAAATATACCACGAAATCGACGCGAGACACACCGacaaatagcagcagcagcatcatgaAATGGACGAGCACCGGCGTACTCACCGCTCGTCGAGCAAACATGAAATCCACATTACCTCATCATTGTCCATGGATAGGGATAGGCTGTGCTTAAAGCCTAGATGCAGGCACTAAGTTATGTGCCCAATGTGCCATTGATGGTGCCTTTGCCATCGTCAGAGCTTGTTGATGCAGCACAAGCATGAGAGCACGAGAAGAAGATGAGCAGCGGTCCACTGAGCATCTGCCCTTCTTGTGTCTTGAATGTGAGGTCGAGTCTGATCCTGGATTTAGCACACAAGTAGTACGTTCCCTTACGAGGTACTACTACAAATCCTTTCAGGTTATTTTGAAGTGAAACTTCACAGCCCATATTCGCATGATCTGCCCTGATTCTCCTTGTCCTTTTGGATGAGAAGTTACTAGTTTCAGTAGGCAGTAGTAAATTGTACGGCCCActaaaaatagacagaaaatagaATACTGGTTATaaattactccctctgtctcataatataagatgtttttaaaGTTTAATTTGAACTGGGACAGAGGTAGTAAAAAACAACCGGTTTGCATGTTTGACCGAGGAGAGGCCGACTCAAAGAGTATCCCTTGCCGTAAAATTCAGTGTGTGGATGTCGATTTCCATACAGTAACAACAACAAAATCAGTGGATGTCGGTGTGACGCGCATGTGCTTGAGCGAGTAATCTTCGAGCGCCAGTAACTTAGAAAGTGACAAGATTCGCAAACAAAAAAAGATAGACAGTGGCATGGATAATTTTGGGGTTATATACGTTTTCGTGCACCTTTTTGCAAAGTTGACCTGCGTGACGTCGCTACATATACAGGTCCAACTCAACGACGCCCTAGTCCTAAACCAACAAATAACCGAATTAACAACCTTGTTACCCAGTGCTGAATTGTGTGAGCGCGTGTGCACGTTGAAGGACATGTCTGCGCTGCATGTTCTCTTCCTCGCGGTCTTGCTGGCCATGTCGGCGACCGGCCACGCGGCGGCCTTGCGCGCCGATCTCAGGCACGTCGACAGCGGCCGCGGCTTCACCAAGCGCGAGCTGCTCCGCCGGATGGCCACCCGGTCGCGGGCTCGTGTAGACAGCCGGTGGTCACCACCGCCCGGCCGCGGCGCCAACGCCCACGCGGTGACCGCGCCGTTGACCCGCGGCACCGTCGGCAAAGAAGAGTTCAACTCTGATTACGTCATCCACTTTGCCATCGGCACGCCACAGCCGCAGCCCGTGGCGCTGGCGCTGGACACGGGTAGCGACTTGGTCTGGACTCAGTGCGATTGCGACGTCTGCTTCGACCAGCCGTTCCCGGCGCTCAACACCTCCGCCTCCGACACCCTCCGCGGCGTCTCGTGCTACGACCCTCTCTGCACGCGGGGGAGGCTCAAGCTCTCCGGGTGCGCCGCCGGCGACAACTTGTGCTTGTACGTCTACTCCTACGCCGACAAGTCGATGACGACGGGGCTGATCTTCGAGGACACCTTCACCTTCAAGGCGCCCAACGGCAAGGTCGCCGCCGTGCCCAACCTCCGCTTTGGTTGTGGCATGTACAACGCCGGCAAGTTCGGACCAACCGAGTCCGGCGTCGCCGGTTTCGCCCGCGGGCCGCTGTCTCTGCCGTCGCTGCTCAAGCTCCCCAGGTTCTCCCACTGCTTCACCGCCATGGTGGAGTCCAGGACCAGCCCCATGTTCCTGGGCACGCCGGACAACCTGGGAGCGCAGGCCACGGGGCCCATCCAGTCCACCCCGTTCGTCCGGAGCCCCGCGGGCCCGTTCGGCACGCTGTACTACATTTCGCTCAAAGGCATCACCGTGGGCAAGACGCGGCTGCCGTTCGACGCGTCGGCGTTCGCGGTCAAGGACGGCGTCTCCGGCGGGACGATCATCGACTCTGGCTCGAGCATCACGAGCTTCCCACGGCCCGTGTTCCGAAGCCTCCGGAAGGCGTTCATGTCGCAGGTGCCGCTGCCCGTCGCCAACGTCTCCGCCACCGACCCCGATACGATGCTGTGCTTCCTCACCTCGCCGAAGAAGGAGGCGCCCGCCATGCCGAAGCTGATCCTCCACCTGGAGGGCGCGGACTGGGACCTTCCACGGGAGAACTACGTGGTGGATGTCGAAGACTTCGAGGACGGTACCGGCGGCGGGCCGTGCGTGGTGATAAATTCGGCGGACGAGAGCTCCCCGACGATCATAGGCAACTTCCAGCAGCAGAACACGCACATCGTCTACGACCTGGAGAACAATAAGCTGGTGTTCGTGCCCGCGCGCTGCGACAAGCTGTGACGAGCGAGCGAGCCATAAGAGCAGTACCGACCGATTAAGGAACGTGCATGCGTGCTCTACGTACCAGTGCTAAATAAACATGCATGGGGGGCAAAGCAACTACGTACGTAAGCAGTTTAATTAAGCCTAGTCTGATCTGCCATGCATCTTTTCTTATTGTCTCGTCAACAAGTTTTCATGTTCGTTCTCAAGCATGCTACGAAAACAATTCCATCGTCTCTCTCTCTCGGTTCATATCGCACTCTCAGTTCCACTAAGATTGTGAAAAATTGAGTTTCGATATACCTGGGAATCTGGGTACCCAGAAAACCATGTGACAAGCACACATGGAACGGTGGCAACATCCATCAGGCTTCATCAAGGAAATGGGCCAGATAGGGCAGCATCAGGTTCACAGTACTGCAATCATCTCGTTTCCCACCGGGCAGTAGTGCATCTTTTCCTCTGAaaggactatatatatatatatatatatatatatatatatatatatatatatatatatatatatatatatatatatatatatatatatatatatatatatatagacacacacacacatctctATTCCTAATATCTGAGTTGGTGAATAATAttcacggtttattttcgtctcaccACTTTTGTTCGTTTTATTTCGCTGGGTTTTTTCGTCCTCCCTCCCACCATCTCTCGTACACATAGGTTTTTTCACCCTACCACTAAAACCAAAGTAATTCCTTTTAATACTCCGCCTGGTTTATATCAGCTAATAATTCTCGCGCTTCTTTCTTTGGTAGGTGCTAATTTGCTTACCTTCTTACGTGAGATCACCTTCCCATCAAAAACCGAATTGGTTTCCCATTTGGTTTTTATATCCATAATATTTTAATACCAAATTACGGATTAAACAATTGCATTATAATTTTCGATCACCTTCCTAAAATTGTCCACGACTCGCTCGAAGGAGGGAGCGAGGCCCCTCGATCGTCTCGCTACAAGTACGTTGTCGTTTCGTTTCTTAACCTATCGATCGAACGAAATCCCCAGGCCCACCCCACGTCCTTGATTTCGTTCCATACCCCCACCACCGAAGATCCTTATCCTCCCCATCCCCGTCCTAATCTTTTCTTCCAAAAATCTTAACTTTCCATGCCTAGCTATGGACCTAGGCCCACAcattctgtcgtggaattgtcacggcagatgtccttagtgtcaggacttagtcgcgaggccagcgcaactatgtagtagcttgagaggggttgggcggaatcgagagacgcaacacaagacaaggatttagacagcttcgggccccgggaaacatcatccggtaatagccatacatgttgtttgtggctaggtctcattatgctcatgagagagtcgccggtaagccggctctttgtgtctagccctagagattgtttctcgttgctcgtccctctttggggtgccctgcccctccttatataagttgaaggggcgggttacatgtggagtcctattaggattaggactagtctattacaagtggaatcctagtctgctcccttaagggaaaactccttatgcctttcctcgtaaaccggcccaccataacatgagctggccttctgggccttgggcctagtcttctatatgacccgccgttagggccatccgtgagccgccaggctcgtgagtcgccaccacagcgggttaccaatgaaaacgccaagcccggtcgggtcatacttccggccgggtcataccgcggggtatatccccgacattagcccccagtttaatttggatttatccatgttaaactgatccttgccaatgcaaaaaaatccaggcacttcttctaaaaaatccgggtcaataggccagcttcataaccaatttgctgacattggctcttgtagagaaatattataagaaataatccatctgagtcggccttcaatgctctcaCTTGAcgaaaaatattggtcttgaaatattcaactgatattcagccggcttaaagatgtagatcttgccgatttatgattgccaaaattgtcgggttataaataagtgatgtcgggtcatgattgttgcagacaccgtgttaatctggtctactccaaactgagaatttgaagatttttttctcccttatatgcatatcacctgtagcccgcAAGTCTTAAGAGgaaaacatagtgataacttaagacttgcttcaatataagtgttgcaaccttgaagaaatccgggttattcatctcaatcattagtcataaactgaatattccacatatgtagcccccaagtgccgggttgtcatgcttgcagcaacctgggacttgtaattgccttatgctcataaaaacttcaaccaatgtagcccccaagggccgggtcattatgcaataatgagcagggactttgtaaatatgatcatgtaaacttgaccagcaacatgtagcccccaagggccgggtcagtaagatattaccgagCTGGAACTTTGTATATTATTCactgataataacatcatatgatgtaatctccaccatggggcttgaacccacatccacaaggttaagagctttgtactctaccaactgagtagtggatctttcaatataatggattaaggcttgtgtaccttgaatttttgacgggagcaattggtagcccccaaggaccggctcatttagaatgtgatgagtcgggtcttcaataagttgagcaaaaaatgactttgcattagcccccaagtgtcatggtacatgctggcagtgacatgggacttgcatattcaaTGTAATATCAATTTggataatgtagcccccaagtgtcgggtcgtaagcctccagcgactcgggactattccttccgttgtagaataaatcatatccattgataaaataatagccattgcgccaaagcgactttgaatacctcatttgttgataagtaaatccggagtttaaatacccggcggctcttggccgatggcgatttaatacgcctccattgtaagccggaatttgtacaacccggcggcttatagcctttgagaaaatcaagaattgataacccttttgagacaccaatttcaatctatgatgatgggcttgaatttaatcatttatgtaagtcatagctctgtaaatcctgcagagtttaaataacatatgccctggcgacttaacgtcaaaaaccagggcgggtaaccacccaaatgtagtcttatcctg
Proteins encoded:
- the LOC123100512 gene encoding aspartic proteinase nepenthesin-1-like — its product is MSALHVLFLAVLLAMSATGHAAALRADLRHVDSGRGFTKRELLRRMATRSRARVDSRWSPPPGRGANAHAVTAPLTRGTVGKEEFNSDYVIHFAIGTPQPQPVALALDTGSDLVWTQCDCDVCFDQPFPALNTSASDTLRGVSCYDPLCTRGRLKLSGCAAGDNLCLYVYSYADKSMTTGLIFEDTFTFKAPNGKVAAVPNLRFGCGMYNAGKFGPTESGVAGFARGPLSLPSLLKLPRFSHCFTAMVESRTSPMFLGTPDNLGAQATGPIQSTPFVRSPAGPFGTLYYISLKGITVGKTRLPFDASAFAVKDGVSGGTIIDSGSSITSFPRPVFRSLRKAFMSQVPLPVANVSATDPDTMLCFLTSPKKEAPAMPKLILHLEGADWDLPRENYVVDVEDFEDGTGGGPCVVINSADESSPTIIGNFQQQNTHIVYDLENNKLVFVPARCDKL